A genome region from Triticum aestivum cultivar Chinese Spring chromosome 2B, IWGSC CS RefSeq v2.1, whole genome shotgun sequence includes the following:
- the LOC123039857 gene encoding acyl transferase 15-like — translation MTIVVTKSSPVAVTGPEKLGTARRGIINLSSFDKCLAPIPVSLLLIFDQPIDDPVETIKKALSQALVLYYPMAGRLVAGPDGAPNHISCSGEGVSFVGALASCVLDQFTTWPLLAGQLAPRYPAEYCRSDDAMLLMQVTEFACGGFVVGVTWNHVMADAAGMAQFLQAVGELARGMPAPSVVPVRSQVLPCLPPKMVAAARSRIRVGTEEMTSLDVTVSWSLIAHIRAECGGTVFDAVAAVLWQCRTRAVIFEPDTPVPLVFASNMRGLVGAKRGYYRNCIMRQPVMAMSGTVACGDVKELVKLIRLAKEKTPGLLTNGGGGDMLQPTTPPPRYNTLVVTSLRNLGFDEVDFGRGHPARVMPPLGKVVRTATNPCVLCPPCMAKDGINVMSFCVKPEHADGFLRELAAMHMHMHARL, via the coding sequence ATGACCATCGTAGTCACCAAATCATCGCCGGTGGCGGTCACGGGCCCGGAGAAGCTGGGGACGGCGCGCCGTGggatcatcaacctctcctcttttGATAAGTGTTTGGCTCCAATTCCTGTCTCGCTGCTCCTCATCTTCGATCAGCCAATCGACGACCCTGTTGAGACAATCAAGAAGGCCCTGTCGCAGGCACTGGTGCTCTACTACCCTATGGCTGGCCGCCTCGTCGCTGGACCCGACGGGGCGCCGAACCACATCTCGTGCTCCGGGGAGGGCGTCTCGTTCGTGGGCGCGCTGGCGAGCTGTGTGCTGGACCAATTCACGACGTGGCCGCTGCTCGCCGGACAGCTCGCCCCCCGCTACCCTGCCGAGTACTGCCGCTCAGACGACGCCATGCTGCTGATGCAGGTGACCGAGTTCGCCTGCGGCGGGTTCGTCGTGGGCGTGACGTGGAACCACGTCATGGCCGACGCCGCGGGGATGGCGCAGTTCCTGCAGGCCGTCGGCGAGCTTGCCCGTGGGATGCCAGCGCCGTCCGTCGTGCCTGTCAGGTCCCAAGTGCTGCCCTGCCTCCCGCCCAAGATGGTCGCCGCAGCGAGGTCTCGGATCCGTGTCGGAACGGAGGAAATGACAAGCCTGGACGTCACCGTCTCATGGAGCCTGATTGCCCACATCAGGGCCGAGTGCGGCGGCACGGTGTTCGACGCTGTCGCGGCCGTGCTCTGGCAGTGCCGCACCCGTGCTGTCATCTTCGAACCCGATACGCCTGTGCCTCTCGTCTTCGCGAGCAACATGCGCGGGCTTGTGGGCGCCAAGCGCGGCTACTACCGAAACTGCATCATGCGGCAGCCGGTCATGGCCATGAGCGGCACAGTGGCATGCGGCGACGTCAAGGAGCTGGTGAAGCTCATCAGGCTCGCCAAGGAAAAGACGCCGGGCCTGCTCACGAACGGCGGCGGTGGGGATATGCTGCAGCCGACCACGCCCCCTCCGAGGTACAACACGCTGGTTGTGACGAGCTTGAGGAACCTTGGGTTCGACGAGGTGGACTTCGGGCGTGGGCATCCGGCGCGGGTGATGCCGCCGCTGGGCAAGGTCGTGCGGACGGCGACAAACCCCTGCGTTCTATGCCCGCCATGCATGGCAAAGGACGGCATCAACGTCATGTCCTTCTGTGTGAAGCCGGAGCACGCCGATGGCTTCTTACGGGAGTTGGCCGCGATGCACATGCACATGCACGCGCGTTTATAG